One window of Mediterraneibacter butyricigenes genomic DNA carries:
- the rpoZ gene encoding DNA-directed RNA polymerase subunit omega: protein MLHPSYTDLMKVVNSDVEEGATKIVNSRYSIVLATSKRARQLIDGEMPLVDVHGGEKPLSIAIDELNQGKIKIIAENAEDEE, encoded by the coding sequence ATGCTGCATCCATCTTATACGGATCTTATGAAGGTAGTAAACTCAGACGTAGAGGAGGGCGCTACTAAGATTGTAAACAGCCGGTATTCCATCGTGCTTGCAACCAGCAAACGCGCAAGACAGCTGATCGACGGAGAAATGCCGCTGGTTGATGTACACGGAGGAGAGAAACCTCTGTCTATCGCTATCGATGAACTGAATCAGGGAAAGATCAAGATCATCGCTGAAAATGCAGAAGACGAGGAATAA
- the gmk gene encoding guanylate kinase, with protein sequence MRQERGILSVVSGFSGSGKGTVMKRLLEKYPENYALSISATTRNPRPGEVDGREYFFKTKEQFEKMIAEQELIEYANYVGNYYGTPRAYVEEQLSLGKNVILEIEIQGALKVKERFPETELIFLTPPSATELKERLVGRGTETMEVIEGRMKRAVEEAEYIDRYDHLIINDELERCVEEVHRVIQCARSRICSRKEFAQEIKEELSQLGKEK encoded by the coding sequence ATGAGACAGGAAAGAGGAATCTTAAGTGTTGTTTCCGGATTTTCCGGTTCCGGTAAAGGAACTGTGATGAAACGTCTCCTGGAGAAATATCCGGAAAATTATGCATTGTCGATCTCTGCGACCACGAGAAATCCGCGTCCGGGTGAAGTGGATGGAAGGGAATATTTTTTCAAAACGAAAGAACAATTTGAAAAAATGATTGCAGAGCAGGAACTGATAGAGTATGCTAATTACGTGGGAAATTATTACGGAACTCCCAGAGCCTATGTAGAAGAGCAATTGTCTCTGGGAAAAAATGTAATTCTGGAGATTGAGATTCAGGGTGCATTAAAAGTAAAGGAACGTTTTCCGGAGACGGAACTGATTTTCCTGACTCCGCCCAGTGCAACAGAACTGAAAGAAAGACTGGTTGGCAGAGGAACGGAGACCATGGAAGTCATCGAAGGTCGGATGAAACGTGCAGTGGAAGAAGCGGAATATATCGACCGTTATGATCATCTGATCATTAATGATGAACTGGAAAGATGTGTGGAGGAAGTCCACAGGGTGATCCAGTGTGCGCGTTCCAGAATCTGTTCCAGAAAAGAATTCGCGCAGGAGATTAAAGAAGAATTATCGCAATTAGGAAAGGAGAAATAA
- a CDS encoding nucleotidyltransferase family protein, with translation MKKPVLVIMAAGMGSRYGGLKQIDPVDEQGHIIMDFSLYDAKRAGFEKVVFIIKHENEEDFKKSIGNRMAQQMEVAYVFQELTNLPEGFQVPEGRVKPFGTGHAILSCIEEVDGPFAVINADDYYGPHALKMIYDYLTTHQDDEKYRYTMVGYILKNTLTENGHVSRGICEMDAQGYLKNITERTHIEKTEDGAAYTEDDGETWTKISPESIVSMNMFGFTESILKELKERFPKFLEENLASNPLKCEYFLPTVVGELLSEDKATVEVLKSQDKWYGVTYKEDKASVVEAIRRMKEDGLYPTYLWMKE, from the coding sequence ATGAAGAAACCAGTATTAGTCATTATGGCAGCCGGTATGGGCAGTCGGTATGGTGGCTTAAAACAGATTGATCCGGTGGACGAACAGGGCCATATTATCATGGATTTTTCCCTGTATGATGCCAAAAGAGCCGGATTCGAGAAAGTCGTGTTTATTATTAAACATGAGAATGAAGAAGATTTTAAGAAAAGTATCGGAAACCGTATGGCACAGCAGATGGAAGTGGCATATGTGTTCCAGGAACTGACCAATCTTCCGGAAGGATTTCAGGTTCCGGAAGGCAGGGTGAAACCCTTCGGTACGGGACATGCTATTCTGAGCTGTATAGAGGAAGTGGACGGACCGTTTGCGGTGATCAATGCGGATGATTATTATGGTCCTCACGCGTTAAAGATGATCTATGATTATCTGACGACTCATCAGGATGATGAGAAGTATCGTTATACTATGGTGGGATATATTCTGAAAAATACACTGACAGAGAATGGGCATGTGTCACGCGGTATCTGCGAGATGGACGCTCAGGGGTATCTGAAAAACATTACAGAGCGCACCCATATTGAGAAAACAGAGGATGGGGCTGCTTATACGGAGGATGACGGAGAGACCTGGACAAAGATTTCTCCGGAGAGTATCGTGTCTATGAACATGTTTGGATTTACCGAGAGCATTTTAAAGGAACTGAAGGAAAGATTCCCGAAATTCCTGGAGGAAAATCTTGCATCCAATCCACTGAAATGTGAGTATTTTCTGCCGACTGTTGTGGGGGAACTGCTGAGCGAAGATAAGGCTACGGTAGAAGTGTTAAAATCCCAGGATAAATGGTATGGGGTTACCTATAAAGAAGATAAGGCATCGGTGGTAGAGGCAATCCGCAGGATGAAAGAAGACGGACTGTACCCAACGTATCTCTGGATGAAGGAGTGA
- the galE gene encoding UDP-glucose 4-epimerase GalE — protein sequence MAILVTGGAGYIGSHTCVELLNRGYEVVVLDNLYNSSEKALDRVKEITGKSVKFYQGDILNREDLEEVFEKENIENVIHFAGLKAVGESVAKPWEYYHNNITGTLLLCDVMRQHDCFNLIFSSSATVYGDPAEIPITEKCPKGQITNPYGQTKGMLEQILTDLHVGDERWNVMLLRYFNPIGAHPSGLIGEDPKGIPNNLVPYIAQVAVGKLKCLGVFGDDYPTPDGTGVRDYIHVVDLAIGHVKAIEKMKTQKGVNIYNLGTGIGYSVLDVLHAYEKACGKELPYEIKPRRAGDIATCYCDATKAKEELGWVAERGIEEMCADSWKWQSNNPDGYRS from the coding sequence ATGGCAATTTTAGTAACCGGAGGAGCCGGATATATCGGAAGTCATACTTGTGTGGAGTTGCTGAACAGAGGATATGAGGTAGTGGTTTTGGATAATCTTTACAATTCCAGCGAGAAGGCACTGGATCGTGTCAAAGAAATTACCGGAAAATCTGTAAAATTTTATCAGGGAGATATTCTGAACAGGGAAGACTTGGAAGAAGTATTTGAAAAGGAAAACATTGAAAACGTAATTCATTTTGCAGGATTAAAAGCAGTTGGTGAGTCCGTGGCAAAGCCGTGGGAATATTATCATAATAACATTACAGGTACGCTGCTTTTGTGTGATGTGATGAGACAGCATGACTGTTTCAATCTGATTTTCAGTTCCTCTGCAACGGTATATGGAGATCCGGCGGAGATTCCGATTACAGAGAAGTGTCCGAAAGGACAGATCACCAATCCTTACGGACAGACCAAGGGAATGTTGGAGCAGATCCTGACAGATCTTCATGTGGGAGATGAGAGATGGAATGTAATGCTGCTTCGGTATTTCAATCCGATCGGAGCGCATCCGTCAGGACTGATCGGGGAGGATCCGAAAGGAATCCCGAACAATCTGGTTCCTTATATTGCACAGGTGGCAGTGGGCAAACTGAAATGCCTTGGGGTATTCGGAGATGATTATCCGACACCGGATGGTACCGGAGTGCGGGATTATATCCATGTAGTAGACCTGGCAATCGGTCATGTAAAGGCAATCGAGAAAATGAAGACACAGAAAGGTGTGAACATCTACAATCTGGGAACCGGAATCGGTTACAGTGTCTTAGACGTGCTTCATGCCTATGAGAAGGCGTGTGGAAAAGAACTTCCATATGAGATCAAGCCGCGCCGTGCAGGGGATATTGCAACCTGTTACTGTGATGCAACAAAGGCGAAAGAAGAACTGGGCTGGGTTGCAGAACGTGGAATTGAAGAGATGTGCGCAGATTCT
- a CDS encoding DNA-3-methyladenine glycosylase I: MEWSDGKCRCRWANPKNERYIRYHDKEWGQPVHEDGKLFEMLILESFQAGLSWECVLNKREAFRQAFDQFAIEKIVAYDEKKEEELKANPQIIRNRLKIHAAVVNAQIFREIQEEWESFDSYLWHWTDGQTIYEIGETRSELSDQISKDLKKRGMKFVGTTIIYSYLQAVGVIYSHEKGCFLEKQENHGEKS, encoded by the coding sequence ATGGAATGGTCAGATGGAAAATGCCGGTGCCGGTGGGCAAATCCAAAAAATGAACGATATATTCGCTATCATGATAAAGAATGGGGGCAACCGGTTCATGAGGATGGAAAATTATTCGAAATGTTGATCCTGGAATCCTTCCAAGCAGGATTATCCTGGGAGTGTGTGCTGAATAAGCGGGAAGCCTTTCGGCAGGCTTTTGATCAGTTTGCGATAGAAAAGATTGTAGCTTATGATGAGAAAAAAGAAGAGGAGTTGAAAGCAAATCCGCAAATCATCAGAAACCGGCTGAAGATTCATGCAGCCGTGGTAAATGCGCAGATTTTTCGTGAAATTCAGGAAGAGTGGGAGAGTTTTGATTCCTATCTCTGGCATTGGACAGATGGGCAGACAATCTATGAGATCGGGGAGACGAGATCGGAATTATCAGATCAGATTTCGAAGGATTTGAAGAAGAGAGGCATGAAATTTGTGGGAACCACGATCATCTATTCCTATCTTCAGGCAGTGGGAGTGATCTATTCTCATGAAAAAGGATGCTTCCTTGAAAAACAGGAGAATCACGGAGAGAAGAGTTGA
- a CDS encoding CinA family protein: protein MSAILLEEELVTLLKEKGYTVTTAESCTGGLVSGTIVNTAGASDVLNEAYITYSNQAKEKLLGVSHETLEKYGAVSAQTAKEMAEGAAKAAGANMGLSTTGIAGPGGGTKEKPVGLVYVGCSLNQKTETIECRFSGDRQENRRQAVERVLSLAIEMLKS, encoded by the coding sequence ATGTCTGCAATCCTACTGGAAGAAGAACTGGTTACTTTACTAAAGGAAAAAGGATACACGGTTACAACCGCGGAATCCTGTACCGGAGGTCTGGTCTCCGGTACCATTGTAAATACTGCAGGGGCTTCTGATGTGTTAAATGAAGCCTATATTACCTATTCCAATCAGGCAAAGGAAAAACTGCTGGGTGTTTCTCATGAAACGCTGGAAAAGTACGGCGCGGTGAGCGCTCAGACTGCGAAAGAAATGGCAGAGGGGGCGGCAAAAGCTGCCGGAGCCAACATGGGACTTTCTACCACTGGAATTGCAGGACCGGGCGGCGGCACCAAAGAAAAACCGGTAGGCCTGGTTTATGTGGGATGCAGTTTAAACCAGAAGACAGAAACGATAGAATGTCGATTTTCAGGGGATCGACAGGAAAATCGAAGACAGGCGGTAGAAAGGGTTCTCTCACTTGCGATTGAGATGCTCAAATCTTAG
- a CDS encoding tyrosine-type recombinase/integrase, which produces MNDSYASDTLKDVIWPEFLAHFKSETTKASYETDLIEFMHFMKKDFLEMEQKDVAEYFGYLQEKVKAGSLKGSTVSKKIRELHSLADYIIQNQQEMGIMTGTEFADWFAEYLPGLERQEQFTQTVPIQDLDRLFQAAEEDAMAYTILVLLYRAGLSATEIVALCPGDFGQYADGVYVFPAGRKEPAYIPEDAWKIVEQYLLETGRKNEETLFLNSRNQPLNLMYISRMLKKLAQKAGTPSYSARQIRSSCGATLYVYGADSAQVASSLGITRMQVKRYHNLSYRDQIKKEAGQLVRLSVRPPRT; this is translated from the coding sequence ATGAATGATTCTTATGCATCCGATACTTTAAAAGATGTGATCTGGCCAGAGTTTTTGGCACATTTTAAGAGTGAGACAACGAAGGCTTCTTACGAGACAGATTTGATAGAATTTATGCATTTTATGAAAAAAGATTTCCTGGAAATGGAGCAGAAGGATGTGGCAGAGTATTTCGGATATTTACAGGAGAAGGTAAAAGCAGGAAGCCTGAAAGGTTCTACGGTGTCAAAAAAGATCCGGGAATTACATTCTCTGGCGGATTATATCATACAGAATCAGCAGGAAATGGGGATTATGACGGGAACGGAGTTTGCGGACTGGTTTGCAGAGTATCTCCCCGGTTTGGAACGTCAGGAACAGTTTACGCAGACGGTTCCGATTCAGGATCTGGATCGTCTGTTTCAGGCGGCAGAAGAAGATGCTATGGCATATACGATCCTGGTGTTACTATACAGAGCCGGTTTGTCAGCAACGGAAATTGTTGCACTTTGTCCGGGAGATTTCGGTCAGTATGCGGATGGTGTGTATGTGTTTCCTGCCGGAAGGAAAGAGCCGGCTTATATACCGGAAGATGCATGGAAGATTGTGGAACAGTATTTGTTGGAAACTGGAAGAAAAAACGAAGAGACCTTGTTTTTAAACAGCCGGAATCAGCCATTGAATCTGATGTATATCAGCAGAATGTTGAAAAAACTGGCACAAAAGGCGGGAACGCCTTCTTACAGCGCAAGACAGATCCGAAGCAGTTGTGGAGCAACACTGTATGTGTATGGGGCTGACTCGGCACAGGTGGCATCTTCCCTTGGGATTACCCGGATGCAGGTAAAGCGATATCACAATCTGTCCTATCGGGATCAGATTAAAAAGGAAGCTGGGCAGTTGGTAAGGTTGTCTGTCCGACCGCCGAGGACGTGA
- a CDS encoding iron-sulfur cluster assembly scaffold protein yields the protein MIYSHEVEMMCPVAQGANHGPAPIPEEAKWVQAKEIKDISGFTHGVGWCAPQQGACKLSLNVKDGVIQEALVETIGCSGMTHSAAMASEILPGKTILEALNTDLVCDAINTAMRELFLQIVYGRTQSAFSEDGLAIGAGLEDLGKGLRSQVGTMYGTLAKGPRYLEMAEGYVTGIALDEHDEIIGYKFVSLGKFTDFIKAGDTPNEAWEKAQGQYGRVDDAVKIIDPRKE from the coding sequence ATGATTTATTCACATGAAGTAGAAATGATGTGTCCGGTAGCTCAGGGTGCTAATCACGGACCAGCTCCGATCCCGGAAGAGGCCAAATGGGTACAGGCAAAAGAGATCAAAGATATCTCCGGCTTTACACATGGTGTGGGTTGGTGCGCTCCGCAGCAGGGAGCTTGTAAATTGTCTCTGAACGTAAAGGATGGCGTGATCCAGGAAGCACTGGTTGAGACCATCGGATGTTCAGGAATGACACACTCCGCAGCAATGGCATCTGAGATCCTTCCAGGAAAGACGATTTTGGAAGCTCTCAATACAGACCTTGTCTGTGATGCAATCAACACTGCTATGAGAGAATTATTTTTACAGATTGTATACGGAAGAACTCAGAGTGCATTCTCTGAAGACGGATTGGCAATCGGTGCCGGACTGGAAGACCTTGGAAAAGGACTTCGTTCTCAGGTTGGTACAATGTACGGAACACTTGCAAAAGGTCCTCGTTATCTTGAGATGGCAGAAGGCTATGTAACAGGAATCGCTCTTGACGAGCACGATGAGATCATCGGTTACAAGTTCGTAAGCCTTGGCAAATTCACAGACTTCATCAAAGCAGGAGATACTCCGAATGAAGCTTGGGAAAAGGCACAGGGACAGTACGGACGTGTAGATGACGCAGTGAAGATCATCGATCCGCGTAAAGAATAA
- a CDS encoding GGGtGRT protein — translation MALFESYERRIDKINEVLNSYGIASIEDAEKITKDAGLDVYNQVKGIQPICFENACWAYTVGAAIAIKKGCKTAADAAAAIGEGLQAFCIPGSVADQRKVGLGHGNLGKMLLEEETDCFCFLAGHESFAAAEGAIGIAEKANKVRKKPLRVILNGLGKDAAKIISRINGFTYVQTEYDYYTGELKEVQRIAYSDGLRSKVNCYGANDVREGVAIMWKEGVDVSITGNSTNPTRFQHPVAGTYKKECVEAGKKYFSVASGGGTGRTLHPDNMAAGPASYGMTDTLGRMHSDAQFAGSSSVPAHVEMMGLIGAGNNPMVGMTVAVAVSIEEAAKAGKF, via the coding sequence ATGGCTTTATTTGAATCATACGAGAGAAGAATTGATAAAATCAATGAAGTTTTAAATAGCTATGGCATTGCATCTATCGAAGATGCAGAGAAGATCACAAAGGATGCCGGTCTGGATGTATATAATCAGGTAAAAGGTATCCAGCCGATCTGTTTTGAGAACGCTTGCTGGGCATACACTGTCGGTGCAGCAATCGCAATCAAAAAAGGATGTAAGACAGCCGCTGACGCTGCAGCAGCAATCGGAGAAGGACTTCAGGCATTCTGTATTCCGGGATCTGTAGCTGACCAGAGAAAAGTAGGTCTTGGACACGGTAACCTCGGAAAGATGCTTCTGGAAGAAGAGACAGACTGCTTCTGCTTCTTGGCAGGTCACGAGTCTTTCGCAGCAGCAGAAGGTGCAATCGGTATCGCTGAGAAAGCAAACAAGGTTCGTAAGAAACCTCTGCGTGTAATCCTGAACGGTCTTGGAAAAGATGCTGCAAAGATCATTTCCAGAATTAACGGATTTACATATGTTCAGACAGAATATGATTATTATACAGGAGAACTGAAAGAAGTTCAGAGAATCGCTTACTCTGACGGACTTCGTTCCAAAGTAAACTGCTATGGAGCAAACGATGTACGTGAAGGTGTTGCTATCATGTGGAAAGAAGGCGTTGATGTTTCTATCACCGGTAACTCCACAAACCCGACACGTTTCCAGCATCCGGTAGCAGGAACTTATAAGAAAGAATGCGTAGAAGCAGGAAAGAAATACTTCTCCGTTGCTTCCGGTGGTGGTACAGGACGTACTCTGCATCCGGACAACATGGCAGCAGGACCGGCTTCCTACGGTATGACAGATACACTGGGACGTATGCACTCTGATGCTCAGTTTGCAGGATCCTCTTCTGTACCGGCTCACGTAGAAATGATGGGTCTGATCGGTGCAGGTAACAATCCGATGGTTGGTATGACTGTTGCAGTTGCAGTTTCGATTGAGGAAGCAGCAAAGGCTGGTAAGTTCTAA
- the rimO gene encoding 30S ribosomal protein S12 methylthiotransferase RimO, producing the protein MNILFISLGCDKNLVDTEVMLGLLDSRGYQMVDTEEEADVIVVNTCCFIHDAKEESINTILQMAEYKKTGRLKALIVTGCLAQRYQKEILDEIPEVDGVLGTTSYDKILEAIDEALAGHTELKMEDINALPQVETKRLVTTGGHYAYLKIAEGCDKHCTYCIIPKVRGDYRSVPMEKLLKEARELAEGGVKELILVAQETTVYGVDLYGEKKLPELLRKLCEIPGLYWIRILYCYPEEITEELIQVIKEEEKICHYLDLPIQHASDGILKRMGRRTTKQELVDIIGKLRKEIPDIALRTTLITGFPGETQEQHEELMAFVDEMEFERLGVFTYSPEEDTPAATMPDQIPEEVKELRQAELMELQQEIAFEKAEDMIGRELLVMIEGKVVDENAFVGRTYMDAPNVDGLIFVTADQELMSGDFARVKVTGANEYDLIGGLIS; encoded by the coding sequence ATGAATATATTGTTTATTTCTCTGGGATGTGACAAGAATCTGGTGGATACGGAAGTGATGCTGGGTTTGCTGGATTCCAGAGGGTATCAGATGGTAGATACGGAAGAAGAAGCGGATGTGATCGTTGTCAATACCTGTTGTTTTATTCATGATGCCAAGGAGGAGAGTATCAATACGATCCTGCAGATGGCAGAATATAAAAAGACAGGAAGACTGAAAGCGCTGATCGTGACAGGTTGTCTGGCACAGAGATATCAGAAAGAAATCTTAGACGAGATTCCGGAAGTAGACGGAGTTCTTGGTACCACATCCTATGATAAGATATTGGAAGCAATCGATGAAGCACTGGCAGGTCATACGGAACTGAAAATGGAAGATATCAACGCCCTTCCGCAGGTGGAAACGAAGCGTCTGGTAACGACCGGTGGACATTACGCTTATCTGAAGATTGCAGAGGGCTGTGATAAACACTGTACTTACTGTATCATCCCGAAGGTGCGCGGAGATTACCGGAGTGTGCCGATGGAGAAACTTCTGAAAGAAGCAAGAGAACTGGCAGAAGGCGGAGTAAAAGAGCTGATCCTGGTCGCACAGGAAACCACCGTTTACGGAGTGGATCTCTACGGGGAAAAGAAATTACCGGAACTGCTGCGAAAACTGTGCGAGATCCCGGGACTTTACTGGATCCGGATTCTCTACTGTTATCCGGAAGAGATTACAGAGGAACTGATTCAGGTCATTAAAGAAGAAGAGAAAATCTGTCATTATCTGGATCTTCCGATTCAGCATGCCAGCGATGGCATCTTAAAACGAATGGGAAGGAGAACCACCAAACAGGAGCTGGTTGACATCATTGGAAAGCTTAGGAAAGAAATCCCGGATATTGCACTTCGCACCACATTGATCACCGGTTTCCCGGGTGAGACACAGGAACAGCATGAAGAACTGATGGCATTTGTGGATGAAATGGAGTTCGAAAGACTGGGAGTCTTTACTTACTCGCCGGAAGAAGATACACCGGCGGCAACCATGCCGGATCAGATTCCGGAAGAAGTCAAAGAATTAAGACAGGCAGAGCTGATGGAATTGCAGCAGGAGATTGCTTTTGAAAAGGCAGAAGACATGATCGGAAGAGAACTTCTGGTGATGATCGAAGGAAAAGTTGTGGATGAAAATGCTTTTGTAGGAAGAACTTATATGGACGCACCGAATGTGGATGGCCTGATTTTTGTAACTGCGGATCAGGAGTTGATGTCCGGTGATTTTGCGAGAGTAAAAGTAACTGGTGCAAATGAGTATGATCTGATAGGAGGACTGATTTCATGA
- a CDS encoding helix-turn-helix domain-containing protein, whose amino-acid sequence MPFVEVNVKREIEKRRQNNEQFKKEWDESRAEYRLIGEMISLRKQENITQKELAKLTGKTQQTISKIERRESIPTITAFNKLLNVLGYELKIVKRQ is encoded by the coding sequence ATGCCATTTGTTGAGGTAAATGTAAAAAGGGAAATCGAAAAAAGAAGACAAAATAATGAGCAATTTAAAAAGGAGTGGGATGAATCACGTGCTGAATACAGGTTGATAGGGGAAATGATTTCTTTACGTAAGCAGGAGAATATTACACAGAAGGAATTGGCAAAATTGACCGGAAAGACACAACAAACAATTTCAAAAATTGAAAGAAGGGAAAGTATACCAACAATTACAGCGTTCAATAAATTGCTGAATGTATTAGGATATGAATTAAAAATTGTAAAGAGACAATAA
- a CDS encoding MATE family efflux transporter — MVTDMTKGKPFGVLCRFTLPMLLSVMFQQFYNIVDSIVAGKFVGVQGLAAVGASYPVTMLYMAVATGLNVGCSVVIALYFGAKRYGKMKSAVSTSMITTIVVSLFLTVIGEFSSNGVLKLLRTPSDIFGDSAIYLRIYVWGLFFLFLYNICNGVFTALGDSRTPLLLLIISSLGNIALDLIFVIWFHMGVAGVAWATFLAQGVSSILSFLLLKLRLRQIKEEETYSRFSFEMLLKIAEVSIPSILQQSFISVGNLCVQSLVNSFGSTVVAGYSAAIKLNTFAITSFTTLGNGVSNYTAQNMGAGEIKRVTEGFKAGMKLVFAVVIPVVCFFFFGGRFAVGLFLSQGGEKALEVGVEFLRIVSPFYAVVSWKLIADGVLRGASCMQAFMISTFTDLILRVVLAFILSGFFESTGIWMSWPVGWIIGTAVSLGFYFSGIWKKKKVI, encoded by the coding sequence ATGGTAACAGACATGACGAAAGGCAAGCCCTTTGGAGTGCTGTGCAGATTTACACTTCCCATGCTTTTAAGCGTGATGTTCCAACAGTTTTATAATATCGTGGACAGTATTGTCGCAGGAAAATTTGTAGGGGTGCAGGGACTTGCGGCTGTCGGTGCCTCTTATCCGGTGACGATGCTCTATATGGCAGTGGCCACCGGGCTGAATGTGGGATGTTCCGTAGTAATTGCACTGTATTTCGGGGCAAAGCGTTATGGAAAAATGAAATCGGCCGTCAGTACGTCTATGATTACTACGATTGTTGTGAGTCTGTTTTTGACGGTTATCGGAGAATTCAGTTCCAACGGAGTCTTGAAATTGTTGCGGACACCGTCGGATATTTTCGGGGATTCGGCAATTTATCTGCGAATTTATGTCTGGGGACTGTTCTTTTTATTTCTATATAATATCTGCAACGGAGTGTTTACTGCGTTGGGGGATTCCAGAACTCCGTTGTTACTTCTGATCATTTCTTCTCTTGGAAATATTGCGCTGGATCTGATCTTTGTGATCTGGTTCCATATGGGGGTAGCCGGAGTGGCATGGGCAACCTTTCTGGCGCAGGGTGTTTCGTCGATCTTGTCCTTTCTTTTGCTGAAACTTCGGTTGCGGCAGATCAAAGAGGAAGAGACCTATTCCAGATTTTCTTTCGAAATGTTGTTAAAAATAGCGGAAGTCTCTATTCCAAGTATCTTGCAGCAGAGTTTTATTTCTGTGGGAAATCTGTGTGTGCAGAGTCTGGTCAACAGTTTTGGATCTACCGTAGTTGCAGGTTATTCCGCAGCCATTAAATTAAATACATTTGCGATCACATCCTTTACCACACTGGGAAATGGAGTATCCAATTATACTGCCCAGAATATGGGGGCAGGAGAAATCAAGCGAGTGACAGAAGGCTTTAAAGCAGGAATGAAACTGGTATTTGCTGTGGTGATTCCGGTCGTATGTTTCTTTTTTTTCGGCGGTCGATTCGCAGTGGGATTGTTTTTAAGTCAGGGAGGAGAAAAAGCACTGGAAGTGGGAGTAGAATTTTTGAGGATTGTATCTCCGTTCTATGCGGTAGTCTCCTGGAAGTTGATCGCGGACGGTGTGCTCCGCGGAGCAAGTTGTATGCAGGCATTTATGATCTCGACGTTTACGGATCTGATCCTGAGAGTCGTTCTTGCCTTTATTCTGTCCGGATTCTTTGAATCCACCGGTATCTGGATGTCCTGGCCGGTGGGATGGATTATTGGAACTGCTGTATCTTTGGGATTCTATTTTTCGGGAATCTGGAAGAAAAAGAAGGTCATTTAG
- a CDS encoding type II toxin-antitoxin system RelE/ParE family toxin, with protein MILHDYESNSGRNLILEYIHSLTEREIVDAYSVRECMENGEFEKIQYKLWQKKIYEVYFYKHNRMFYVVPDGENIYLLHVCKKQKNKTEKADVKIIKKRAKELEKILGKKLI; from the coding sequence ATGATATTGCATGATTATGAATCAAATTCTGGAAGGAATTTGATTTTAGAATACATACATTCTTTAACAGAAAGAGAAATTGTAGATGCATATTCGGTAAGAGAATGTATGGAAAATGGTGAATTTGAAAAAATTCAGTATAAACTATGGCAGAAGAAGATATATGAAGTCTATTTTTATAAGCATAATCGAATGTTTTATGTGGTGCCGGATGGAGAAAATATATATTTGCTTCATGTTTGCAAAAAACAGAAAAATAAGACAGAAAAAGCGGATGTAAAAATTATAAAAAAGAGAGCAAAAGAATTAGAAAAGATATTAGGAAAGAAATTAATATAG
- the pgsA gene encoding CDP-diacylglycerol--glycerol-3-phosphate 3-phosphatidyltransferase: MNLPNKLTTLRVIMIPFFVFFMLTDVGGNANKWIALALFVVASLTDFLDGKIARKYNLVTNFGKFMDPLADKLLVCSALICLQDLDRVPAWVVIVIIAREFIISGFRLVASDNGIVIAASYWGKFKTTFQMLMIIVMIMNLGGAFDMVGTVLMWIALALTIISLVDYIAKNVQVLTQGGM; encoded by the coding sequence ATGAATTTACCAAACAAACTGACGACACTGCGTGTGATTATGATTCCGTTTTTTGTATTTTTTATGTTGACAGACGTGGGTGGAAATGCCAATAAATGGATTGCACTTGCTTTATTTGTGGTTGCGAGTCTTACGGATTTTCTGGATGGAAAGATCGCAAGAAAATATAATCTTGTTACAAATTTCGGAAAATTTATGGATCCGTTAGCTGACAAACTGCTGGTTTGTTCTGCCCTGATCTGTCTACAGGATCTTGACCGGGTTCCGGCATGGGTGGTTATCGTAATCATTGCCAGAGAATTTATTATCAGCGGATTCCGTCTGGTGGCATCCGACAATGGAATCGTTATTGCAGCCAGCTACTGGGGCAAATTTAAAACAACCTTCCAGATGCTGATGATCATTGTCATGATCATGAATTTAGGAGGAGCCTTTGATATGGTGGGAACCGTTTTGATGTGGATCGCACTGGCACTGACCATTATCTCACTGGTAGACTATATTGCAAAGAATGTACAGGTTCTGACTCAGGGAGGCATGTAA